The stretch of DNA TCTCCTTGGCCGAGTCTCATACGCTGGGAAAAACCCGCCCGGGGGGAAATGACCTCGACCAATGAGAATCAAACCGGGCGGGAGCAGGGAATATCCGGTAAACATCCCCTGTTTTTTGAGGGGGTCTATCATGGCCGGTCCAACTCGTCGAGTCGTCTGATATACGGCCTGTAGCGCCCTGTTTTTCGTCGTTGAAAAGAGGATACACGCATCATTATATCGTGTGATGTTCCTCTTTGAAACAGATAAATATGGTTAACGCGATATGCCTCGTCATTAAATACGCACGAGTTCGTACTGTGATGACCCTAAACCGATTTCTTCGGCATACGAAATTTGGAGATCACCCATGGTGTTATCCCATACGCCTTTGAATTTGTGTTCGCCCGGATGATGGTTCGCTTTCAGGTGCGTGCCGGCAATACCCATCTGGGCATTGACGAGATCAAGGCTTGCTTTGTCCAAAGCAACGGGATCATGGCTGCACAAAATGCCGATATCCGGGACAATGGGGGCATCGCTCCATGGCACGCAGTCGCAGTCCGGGGTGATATTGAGAAGGAAATTGAAAAACGCGGTACGGCCGGCTTTGCCCTGTATGACGCCTTTGGCGTATTCGACCATGCGCTCAGTAAAGCCTTCCATCTCGGTTTTCCAGTTTGTCATGATCGATTTATTCTGACAAACGGTCAAACATTCCCCGCAACCGACGCACAAGTCGGTTTCGATTTTCGCTTTGCGCTCATTCACACTGATAGCGTTTTGCGGGCAGACTTTGACGCATTCTCCGCACCCGACGCAACGGTGGTGTTCAACGAAGAATCGGACGCAATGTTGCGCTTTTTTGCCTTGTCGGGGGGCGCATCCCATAGCCAGATTCTTAATGGTTCCACCGAATCCGGCAAGTTCGTGGCCTTTGAAGTGGGACAAGGCGAAAAGACTATCGGCATCAACAATATCGGCCGCCAGCTTCACGCTCGAAAAATGTTTCCCTGCAATAGCCACCTCTCGCATATTGTTGCTGCGCAGACCATCGGCAATAATAAGCGGGGCACCGGTGACCGCATAATCGAAACCATGTTCAATCGCCGTGATGAGGTGATCAACAGCGTGAAAGCGCGAGCCGGAATAGAGTGTATTGGTGTCGGTGAGAAAAGGTTTGCCGCCGGCTTCTTTAATTTTATCGATCGCTGCCCGCACGAGTACGGGGCTGAGAAACGTATCGTTTCCCCGTTCGCCAAAGTGTACTTTAACCGCGGTCAATCCATCGCGGACGACAGTATGTTTGAAACCGGCTTTATTGAAGAGTTTGGCAATTTTTTTGATCTTGCTTTCTTTTGCCTTTCGCGCGCGCAGATTGGCAAAATAGACGGTGCTTGTCGTTGGTGTTTCCATGGTCTTCCTCCTTCATTCCGCCTCAGTCTGCCTGGTTCTTTTTGCCGCCGGTGGTCGCGTTGCGGCCGGCTTTTTCCGCAATCCATTGGACTTGTCGGCAGATACCCATGAGCAGGTTGAATTCGTTTCGTTTCAGGTGAACGCGTTCCACAAATCGCCGAAATGGGAGCATCCAATATTCGGGATTGTCCGCATGGAGAAAGTCGATGGCCAAGAGGGTATCGCGGACCGTATTGAAAAGCGTATCGCGTTCGCCGTGGGTAGCCAGGCGCGACGACGGGGGGCCCGCCGGCCGAAACGGTCGGGTTCGCCTCGCCTTGGCGCATTCGTACAGCACGACGAGCACGGCTTGAGCGAGGTTGAGTGAAGAGGCTTCGTCGCTTGTCGGTATGGTCAGCAATTGGCTACAGATGCATGTTTCGTCATTGGTGAGTCCTTGATCTTCGGGGCCGAAGACAACGGCGACTGACCCGCCAGCCGTGAGGGTTTCCACGACACTGGGCGCGGCAACTTCTGGCGTGATGACACCTTTGCGCCATCCTCCCGTGCGGGCCGTGGTTCCGAAGACCAATTGAAAGTCCGTCAGTGCCGGCGCGAGTTCGTCAACGAACAACGCCTGTTCCAGGATGTCGATTCCCTTCGGCGTGGCCAGAGCTCGCGCTCGATTTTCATCGTAATGGAGCGGTGAAACCACAATGAGCCGCTTTGCCCCCATATTCGCCATGGCTCGTGCAGCGGAGCCGATATTTTCGGAAAATTTTGGTCGAAACAGCACGACGGCAAGATCATCAAGCATAACTTCTCCATATCAAGACAGCATTCAATCAACGTTGCGACGTGAAATTCAGGCACGAATCCTTGCTCCAGGCCTGTGCCTCCTGGTGTTCCGGTCTTGTTCCGTGCGGCCTGTCGTGGTAGGCCTCCCCAAGCCAGACGTCAAGGAGCAATCATGATCGATTTGTCCACAAAAAATATCTATCTTATTGGGCCGCGTGCCAGCGGAAAAACTACGCTCGGGACGCGACTTGCCGAGTCGTTGCACTGTCCCTTTCTTGATCTCGACGAAGAATTCCGGATACGCGAAAATCGCACGATAGCCGATCTTGTCGAAAAAGAAGGCTGGGATGCGTTTCGAGCCAAAGAACGCGAAATTCTTGCCGATGTCCACAAAACACCGGGTCGGGTCATTGCCACGGGGGGAGGGGTTGTCCTCGATCCGGCAAACCGTGATCTCCTGATCCAGGGCTTGACGCTCTATCTTCAGGCCGATCCCGATACTTTAGCCAAGCGCCTTGCCAGTGAACTGCTTCCCGAGCAGCGCCCGAACCTGACATCGCTTGATCTCGAAGAAGAAATCAAGCAAACCCTCAACGAACGCGAACCGCTCTATCTGCGGTGCAGTGTCGCCAATCTTCCCGCCCGTCCCATAGACGAGCTCGTCACCATGGCGTTGAAAGTGGTGGAGATGGTGTAAGCGTTAGGGGGAAGAGGGCCTCCGGCGGCTGGGGAGGATTATCCTCCCCAGACCCCACCTTCTGGACACATGAAATGGGGACGGAGTCTGGAATTGCTTGTGGTTCATGGAACGTTGTCAAGAATGTTTTAGCTCTGACTACACGAAATACACTGTACCCGTTAAAAGTTTTTGAAGAGGGGATGGGGTCTGGGGAAGGGGGGAAACTTTTTCCAAAAAGTTTCCCCCCTTCCCCAGCCGTCGGAGACCCTAATAAGACGCCGGCATTATAGGCGGAAATGTCGAGACTTTGAGTTGTCCGAAAAAGGCGGCGCCCCAGAGGCCGCTTTCTTCATTACAGTTGAGATAGATCGGAATATCTTCGAGCATGAAGCCGTATGTGGGCGAGTTGATGAACTCTCGGGTGAACTCGGGATGGGTGAGCATAGACGGGTTCTTGGCGGCCAGCCCACCGGCAATGTAGACCCCGCCCAAGGCGACGACACACAGTGCATAGTTGCGGCAGGCACGGCCATAAAATCGAGCGAACATGGCGAGCGTCTTTGAATTTTTGTGGAAGGTCGCGGCCACTTCGGCGGGATTGAGCTTCTCACCGGTCAGATATTCGTGCAGCAGGGTCAGGCCGAATCCGGTGACGATAAAATCACCGAACGGGTAGGGGTGCCCGGTGCGTTCGAGAACAAAGGCCTCATAGGCGTTTTCTTCATCCCCGACAAAGCCGAACGACGCATGACCGGCTTCCGAGGGCACGGCAATAAACCCGGCATGCTCCACCGGCATAAGACAACTCTGTCCAAGACCGGTACCCGCACCGATGACAGCGAGGGGACGATCCTCTTGAATGACGCCCTCTTTGATCAGTCTGGCATCGGAAACGGCTTGCGTGCGGCAGGCATAGGCTTGCGCCACAAAATCGTTGATGAGAAAAAACGATTTGACGCCAAAATCCTGCTTGGCGTTGGAGACGTCGATATCCCAAGGAATATTGGGTGGCTTGGCGTAGGTTTGTCCTTTAATCGCACCGGGTACGGCAATGACGGCTGCATCACAGTCGGCAACTTTGAGAGGAAAGTCGCTCTCGTCAAATGTCTTGAGAAGATCGGGGAAGGATGACGCATCCTTGGTGGATAACCAGATGGAATCCTTGAATTCAAGCTGGTTGCCATGGACTTCAAATCGACCGAAACGGCTATTGGTTCCGCCGATGTCTGCTACGAGAATTGTTTCCATAGAGTGATAATAGCTGGTTTTGAAGGTGCTGTGCAATATTTTTTTCGCATAATTCAGTGCGGTTGATGATATATTGTCATATCATTGCAAGATGGAGCATGTATGACAAATGCACGTCAACAGTTTACGGTCAACGATATGGTGGCCTACTTCACGTCCAGTCATTCCTGGCCCATTCGCGCACAGGTTGTGGAGGTTATACTGCAGCCTGAACAAGAAATATGTTTACGGATTCAATTTGAATCGGCAGGACAGATGATTGAACGGTGCGTTGCAGCAAAGACTTGTCAGCCCATTGGCAACGATGACAATTTTTTCTCCACAATCCGTCGAAAGAGGACAAAGCGCGTCTCCTCACAATGTTTCAAACAACGGAAGTGACCACGTGTTCGATCAATTCACTCAAGTCGCCGCTACACTCTCTGATTCTCCTGTGCTTCAGGCCTGTTTGGCCGCGGTCAGTACACTTATTCTTGAAGATCCGACGACCATCGGCTGCGGTTTTCTCGTGGCGCATGGCAATATGTCCTATTGGGCGGCGTTTTGGGGGCTGTTTCTTGGCATTGCGGCGGGCGATTTCACGCTGTTCATGTTCGGGCGCTTCACGGCGAGTCGATTATCCAAAGCCGGTGTCACCGGCGGGGACCGATTGGCCATGATTGGGAAATGGTTTCAGACGAACATCGTCTTTGCCGTGCTTGCCGCCAGAGTTGCGCCGGGAACCCGTATGCCGACCTATATCGCGGCCGGTGCCTCCGGGGCCAATGCCTTTGCATTTTTGGCGACCACCATTGTTGCGTCGCTCGTGTGGACTGTCATCTTGCTCAATGCGAGTATTTATTTCGGTGAAAATGTCTTGAGCGAACTCGGTCCCTATAAAGTGCCGCTTGCTATTGTCATTGTTGCCGGGTTCATTGGATTGCAATGGCATTTGGCCAAACGACGTGCAAAAAACGCCAAACAGAAGAAACCGCCCGCGGCCTCGTATTTCGAATTCTGGCCAGCGTGGTTGTTTTATATTCCCGTGGTTGTCTGGTCGTTTTGGCTCGGCATTCGGTATCGTGGCTGGATGCTCCCCACGGTCGTCAACCCGCATATTTTTTCCGGCGGCATTATCGGAGAGTCCAAAAGCGAAATTCTTGCGCAACTTCCCGAATCCACCGCGTCGTATGTCGCCCCGTGGGTGGTGGTGCGTAAAACCGACACATTGCATCTGGTCGATCAGATCGAGCAGGCGATGACCGCCCGTGGTTTCGGGTATCCCGTTGTGGCCAAGCCGGACGTCGGGCAACATGGTGACGGAGTTCAACCCATTGATTCACGGCGACAGCTTCAGGACTATATCGCCGCTTTTCCGGACTCTGCCCGCTTCCTTGTGCAACAACGCGTTGCCTACGAACATGAAGCCAATGTGCTGTATATGCGTATTCCCGGCGAGGAGCGCGGGCGTATTTGTTCACTGACCCTCAAGCGATTTCCCACGGTGAAAGGCGACGGCGAAAAAACATTGCGCGAGCTTATCATGGCCAACGAGCGGGTTCGGGGGATTCGAAAAGCGGTGTGTCGACGTTTCTCCCAAGAAGCTTTGGATACCGTTGTTCCCCTGGGCGAAAGCATCAGACTGGTCTTTACCGGGAGCCATCGGCAAGGTGCGCAATTTCGAGACAGTAACAACCAGATCACGGACGAGATGACCGCTGTTTTCGATGCCATCGCCGCATCCATGCCCGAACTCTGGTTCTGTCGGTTCATTATCCGATTCGACACGGTTAAAGCGCTCAAACAAGGTCGTGACTTCCTCATTCTCGATATCAACGGCGCTGCCGCCGAAGCGACTCACATTTGGGACCCCAGAACTACGCTGCTCGGTGCCTATCGCGATCTGTTTGCGCAGTGGGATATGGTTTACCGCATCGGCGCTAAGAACCGGGCGCGAGGGTTCAAACCCATGAAATGGGGAGACTTTTTCAAGACGGTAAAGACCTATCGCCGGATAGCGAAACGGTATCCGGAAACAATGTAGAGGAAGAAGTTCCCGTTTTGGGAACTTTTCTTGACAGTGCACCTTATACCACGTAGATGATGCCCGTGCGGATATTGAAGCGAAAGACATTGTATATTTATTGCGAGAAGTACTCCGATGCAAAAAGCAGCCTTCTCGCATGGCATGACCTCGTCTCTAAACGACAATACGATAACCACGCTGACCTCAAAAATGACTTTCCGACGGCCGATTATGTGGGCGGAAACAGATACGTCTTCAATATTAAAGGGAATCGCTTCAGATTGATTGTTTCGCTGAACTTTCACGTCAAATTGGGCTACGTGAAATGGTTCGGCCCGCACGCCGAATACGAAAAAATCAATGCAGGAGAAGTCAAATATGCTGATCCGTGTCATTAAGACGGATGCTGCCTATGAAGCGGCCCTGGCTTGGGTCGAAGAATTTTTCGATGCCGAACCCGGCACCCCGGAACATGAAGAACTGGAAGTCTGGACAACCCTGATCGAGGCCTATGAAAACGAGCACTACACACTTCCCGCCCCCTCGCCGATCGAAGCCATCGAATTCATGATGGACCAAAAGGGCCTGAAACAAAAAGACCTCGTCCCATACATCGGCTCCAAAAGCAAAGTCTCCGAAGTCCTCAACGGCAAACGGAAACTCACCCTCAAAATGATCCGCGCCCTGCACGAAGGCTTGGGTATCCCGGCGGATACGCTTTTGCAGGATACTGGTGACGTCATTCCCGTGAGCTATAGCGTGGAGGGTGTTAAGGCGTATTGTTAGTTTGGTGGAGAGGGGGCCTGTTGTTTTTCTAGTTCGGCGAGTTGTTCTTTGATTTTTTTCTGAAGATGGTTAGGGAATGGTGTGGTGCCATCGGGGCATTGGGCTTTGTCGAGGAGTCGGAGGCCTTGGAGTTTGATTTGTGGGCTTTCAGAGCAGTAGAGCCATAGCCGAGCGCTATTGGCGATGGAAGTCGTGTTTATGCCTACTTTTTTGTTGTTGCAAGCAGTATCTATGAGTGCTTGTATGTATTTGGGAGCAAATTGAGTTGGCGTCAGACTTTGTCCCTTCCAGCCTAAAGCTTGAATTTGCTTTTCATCAATCAGACAGTCCGTGAGAACGACCGAAGTGGTTGGCGATTCTCCCATGTACTCCTGATATTCAAAGCTTTTTTTGAGGTTCTCTGGTAAATCCTTCGCGAGAGATTGAATACCTTTTTCCCATTCGTTTTGACTTAAAGGGCCAAAATTTGTGTCGCGGAGATCGACGAGTTTGAAAGAAGCGGGCAAGCGTGCGCCTCGTAAATTTGCTCCTGTCATATTACAGCCTCGAAAATTTGCCCCCGCCAAGTCAGCACCATTGAGGTTTGCCCCGGTCAAGTCAGCACCATTGAGACTTGCCTCCCTCAAAATTGTTAAGTCTACGCCGTCAAGGTCTGCCTCCCGCAAGACCTCCAAGTCTACATCATCGAGATCTGCCCTTCCAAATCTTGCTCCTTCGAGGGCTGCTTCCGTCAGGTCAGCACCATTGAGGTTTGCCCCGGTCAAGTCTGCACCATTGAGGCTTGCCCCGGTCAAGTCTGCACCATTGAGGTTTGTCTCTATCAAAATTGCCAGGTCAGTACCATTACGAGCTTCCCGCCTCAAAATTTCCGAGTCTACACAATGAAGGTTTGCCCACCCCAAGTTTGCGCCCTCGAGGTTTGCACCCGTCAAGTCAGCGCCTTTGAAGTTCGTCTCTGTCAAGTCTACGTCTTCGAGATTTGCCTTTGTCAAGTCTACGCCTTCAAGGTCTGCCTCTATAAAGTTTACCCCAACAAGCTTTGCCTCCGTTAAGTTAGCGCCTTTGAGGTCTGCCCCCGTTAAGTCCACATTATTGATATCTGCCCCCATCAAGTTCGCGCCATCAAGCTTTACTCCTTTCAAGTCAGTGCGCTCGAGTTTTGCCCCCGTTAAGTTAGCGCCTTTGAGGTCTGCCCACCCCAATCTTGCGTCCTTGAGATTTGCCCCACTCAAGTCAGCGCCTTCGAGGTGTACATTTTTCAATCCTGAGTCTTCAAGGTTCCCCCACCACGTGGCTTTGCCTTCGATGTCAGGGATCCTCAAAACTGTTTCCAAGAAGTTTGTTGGCTCCAAATTTGCTTTTTCGAGGTTTGCCTTCGCCAAGTCAGCTCCTTTGAGGTTTGCCCCTGTCAAATATGCGCCTTTGAGGTTTGCCTTCTCAAGAGAAGCAACGATAAGTTGACTGTTATTCAAGTTGGCCTCTTCTAATTTTCGTTTATTGAGATTGAGACCAAGCTGATGTTTCTTTGCATAGTCGGCAACGCGTTCATTATATTGTTCTTGCGAAAGGTTTTCCCCCGTGAAGAGATCGGCAGGAATTTCTTTTTTCAAGAGAAGACGGTTTTGAATATCCAAGTTCCGCGGTACTGATGGGAGGCGGTCATAATATGAAGCCCAAGAAGGAATACTATCATTGCCTTTTTCTGGTTTCTCACTGTCCTTCGGAATAAATGATTGTAACGATTTTTCAATATATCTCGTCTCGTCTGGAAGTGTAAGCTGGAAATTGATCAATCCAACAGTAATGATTAAAAGGCCCATGGAACCAAATTCTAGGGATAATGCAAGCCATCGACGATACGAATTATCAAATATATTGTACCAGAGATACAGCATGGTGAAGGCATCAAAACATAATGCTCCGCGTTGAATCCAGGTCACTTTTGGGTCATGATAGGCCAAGAAATACCATTGAAAGAGACAGAGAAGGACGAGCGGGGCAACCACACTGATAGCCCACAGGGCGATATGGCTGATAAATCGTAACCCCGTGGGCATATCTCTGTCTAAAAAGAGCGTTGTCAGCAAAAAATTTGCATGCAAATCGCGCTCGTAGCATTCTTTACCCTTTTTTCCATTCCCATATTTCTGGCAGAGTGCCGCATCGAGCCGCTTCAGATTGATGGATAAATAATAGTATTGCCGAAGCAAATTAAGGTGGATGACGGTCAAGGCCAGAGGGCCAGCCAGAAAAAACCACCAGAGCGGCAATTGGATATTGAGTAACGGAACAGCTTTCGCTGTTTCGCGCAGTAAGTCTTCATGTGTTGTGCTCGTCACCGCCACAAAGAAATAGATGAGAATAGCCAGATAGGCGAGGAAGTTGCCTTGCGCATGGACACTTTGTTGATGGATGGCGTCGCGCAGTTGGTTGACACAGACGGTATCACATCGTGTTGCATCCGGGCGGTGTTTTTGTGGCAGTCGGATACGAGAGAAGATCGTTTGAAACACGGATTTATGAGATTTCGGCATGCTGATTCTTTTATTTGTTTTAACGATGAAAATTCATCATTTTTCATCGCGCATTGCGATGTATTCGAGTCTCTTGAGCTGTATTCGTATTTGTATCGTTTCTTTTTTATGTACCTTAGAAGATTTTTTTGCGGTTTGGCAATGCTGGCTTCATAGGAGGTATGGTTCTCGCATTGAAAGGTATGAAAATCGATTGCAGCATGTGTGGTCGTTCTTTTCGCAGGGGGGCAATGCAAACAAGGAGTTGTATGATGCGAGTGTTGAGAACGATGGTGATAGTTGTGGCTCTCTTCAGCGTGGCGCCATGGGGGGGAGCGGTCTGTCACGCACAAACGAACGATGACGATGAGCTGATGTTGCTCCTCATGCCGGTGATGTCTGCGGCTGCGCAAACGGGGATGTTGTCTTCCATCGGAGAAACCTCGGCGCAGTTGATTGAACCCCAAGTCGTTGCGGCAGATCGAAACGCGGTGCTGAATTTTGTGAATGCCTATCCCGTGGGAACCGCTCCGGCATCGTGGGAGCTGTCCACGACGGATGGAAGCTGGAATTCCGTTGGACTCGGGTATACCGAAGGCGTCGATACCTCCAACTATGGCGCAGCAATTCAAGCGGTCATTGGTGGTGATCAGATTGGAGTTATCGGCAAAGTCAATGCCGGGGGGTTGAAGGCGGAATCTTTGTCGGGCTGAAATATCAACGCACCAACTGGAGTTCGTATAATATGTAACGCATCCATGTGGTCTTGAGTTTGAAACGAAATGTTCACCGTCGTTCTGTATATCGGGCTATATATTTTTGTACTCTGAGAACGAATATCAGTGTAGAAAAGCTATAGCCCACATAATATTATATCGAAACGATGAGCTTGTCGTGTTGATATGGAAGAAATTCCATCGACGTGATATTTTCCCTCCCTGAATGTGATCATTCCATTTTTTTCTTTCCTTCCTTCTTCATCACATTGTACACAATATATCCTTCATCTTTGCGCTCCTGTAGCCAGTATCTCGTGGATGAAGAATGAATGGTGCTACTTCTTTTCTTTTTTGACAAATGTATACAGCTTCGCTATGAGTTCAAGAATATGAAGAATCCTCATGAAAAAGTAGTATTACTGTTATATCTAAAAACATAACGCTTTATAGGTGGGAGACGATTTATGAAGAGGCTCAAATCGTTACGATTTACAACAAAGCTGTTTGTTGTCTTGTTCCTCCTTCTCGCCGCGCTGCTGACAATGCTCGTCTTCAATATATCGAAATCATATCAAGATAGTGCAAAAATGATTGAGCTCTCTCGTATGGATGATGACTATATCCATTTAGTTGATCTTGCCAGAACTGCTCAAGTCACCTTCAAAAAACAAGTTCAGGAATGGAAGGATATATTGTTACGTGGAAATAACGCTCAGGATTTTGCGAAGTATCATAAGAGTTTTTTAAACGATGAATCAATGCTCTTGTCACATCTTGATGAAATCGTTCAGATGCAACAACGAATGGGATTAGAGACTTCGGGTGCGAAGAATCTGAAAACGGATTTCATACAACTTGGAGAAGAATATAAAAAAGCCTTGAAGAGCTACGATACAGCCGATCCGGAGTCGGGAAAACGCGTCGACAAAATGGTACGAGGAATCGATAGAGCACCGACTGATGCTCTTGATGTGTTGGTTGCGGACATTCTTCAGGCTTCAATAACCGAGAGCAAGCAGCGACAAGAAAACATGGAAGCCGAAACACAACGCGAGACAACCGTGATTATCGTCGTCTCCAGCATTTTTATTGGATTGTGCATCCTCGCAAGCTGGCTTGTATTTCGGGAATTGAGCATCGCACTTTCTCGGTTATTGGCCTATTCTCACGAAATTTCACAAGGAAATTTACATGCTGAAATGTCTTTTTCATCATCCAATGAATGGGGGGATTTGGCCAAGACCATAACGGCGATGGTGACGGCACTGAAAGAAAAGCTCGGATTTGCGCAAGGCATTATGGATGCGATTATCACCCCGTGTGTGATTTCGAATGTGGATTGTAATGTTATCCACGTCAATCAGGCCGTTATCGATCTCATTGAGATTGGGGGGACACCTGAAGAGTATGTCGGAATACACGCCGGAAAATTCTTTTATAATGATCATACAAGACCAACGGTGACGGAAAAAGTCTGTTCAACGAAGACGGTCATTGCCAATGCCATGGCGGAAGTGAAGACGAGAAAGGGGCATAGCTTGCATTGCAAAGTCGATGCAGCTCCTGTTGTGGATTTGGATGGCAACGTGGTGGCGGGCTTGGCCCTGGTGACCAATATCACCGACATTGTACGCCAGCAGCATCAAGCCGAAGAACAGACCGCAAAAATTGCGGAAGTCGCCAATAATGCCGATGTGATTTCCCGCACCATTGCCGAAGCCTCTGCCAATGTTGCCCATCAGGTTGAGCAGGCCTCCGAATCCGCCTCGGTGCAGCAAGCACGTATCGGAGAAGCCTCAACCGCCATGCAGCAAATGAGTGCCAGTATTCTCGAAGTGGCGCGCAGTGCAGGC from Desulfovibrio inopinatus DSM 10711 encodes:
- a CDS encoding DUF362 domain-containing protein, with product METPTTSTVYFANLRARKAKESKIKKIAKLFNKAGFKHTVVRDGLTAVKVHFGERGNDTFLSPVLVRAAIDKIKEAGGKPFLTDTNTLYSGSRFHAVDHLITAIEHGFDYAVTGAPLIIADGLRSNNMREVAIAGKHFSSVKLAADIVDADSLFALSHFKGHELAGFGGTIKNLAMGCAPRQGKKAQHCVRFFVEHHRCVGCGECVKVCPQNAISVNERKAKIETDLCVGCGECLTVCQNKSIMTNWKTEMEGFTERMVEYAKGVIQGKAGRTAFFNFLLNITPDCDCVPWSDAPIVPDIGILCSHDPVALDKASLDLVNAQMGIAGTHLKANHHPGEHKFKGVWDNTMGDLQISYAEEIGLGSSQYELVRI
- a CDS encoding RNA methyltransferase — translated: MLDDLAVVLFRPKFSENIGSAARAMANMGAKRLIVVSPLHYDENRARALATPKGIDILEQALFVDELAPALTDFQLVFGTTARTGGWRKGVITPEVAAPSVVETLTAGGSVAVVFGPEDQGLTNDETCICSQLLTIPTSDEASSLNLAQAVLVVLYECAKARRTRPFRPAGPPSSRLATHGERDTLFNTVRDTLLAIDFLHADNPEYWMLPFRRFVERVHLKRNEFNLLMGICRQVQWIAEKAGRNATTGGKKNQAD
- a CDS encoding shikimate kinase, whose product is MIDLSTKNIYLIGPRASGKTTLGTRLAESLHCPFLDLDEEFRIRENRTIADLVEKEGWDAFRAKEREILADVHKTPGRVIATGGGVVLDPANRDLLIQGLTLYLQADPDTLAKRLASELLPEQRPNLTSLDLEEEIKQTLNEREPLYLRCSVANLPARPIDELVTMALKVVEMV
- a CDS encoding glucokinase, which produces METILVADIGGTNSRFGRFEVHGNQLEFKDSIWLSTKDASSFPDLLKTFDESDFPLKVADCDAAVIAVPGAIKGQTYAKPPNIPWDIDVSNAKQDFGVKSFFLINDFVAQAYACRTQAVSDARLIKEGVIQEDRPLAVIGAGTGLGQSCLMPVEHAGFIAVPSEAGHASFGFVGDEENAYEAFVLERTGHPYPFGDFIVTGFGLTLLHEYLTGEKLNPAEVAATFHKNSKTLAMFARFYGRACRNYALCVVALGGVYIAGGLAAKNPSMLTHPEFTREFINSPTYGFMLEDIPIYLNCNEESGLWGAAFFGQLKVSTFPPIMPASY
- a CDS encoding DedA family protein, whose protein sequence is MFDQFTQVAATLSDSPVLQACLAAVSTLILEDPTTIGCGFLVAHGNMSYWAAFWGLFLGIAAGDFTLFMFGRFTASRLSKAGVTGGDRLAMIGKWFQTNIVFAVLAARVAPGTRMPTYIAAGASGANAFAFLATTIVASLVWTVILLNASIYFGENVLSELGPYKVPLAIVIVAGFIGLQWHLAKRRAKNAKQKKPPAASYFEFWPAWLFYIPVVVWSFWLGIRYRGWMLPTVVNPHIFSGGIIGESKSEILAQLPESTASYVAPWVVVRKTDTLHLVDQIEQAMTARGFGYPVVAKPDVGQHGDGVQPIDSRRQLQDYIAAFPDSARFLVQQRVAYEHEANVLYMRIPGEERGRICSLTLKRFPTVKGDGEKTLRELIMANERVRGIRKAVCRRFSQEALDTVVPLGESIRLVFTGSHRQGAQFRDSNNQITDEMTAVFDAIAASMPELWFCRFIIRFDTVKALKQGRDFLILDINGAAAEATHIWDPRTTLLGAYRDLFAQWDMVYRIGAKNRARGFKPMKWGDFFKTVKTYRRIAKRYPETM
- a CDS encoding type II toxin-antitoxin system HigB family toxin — encoded protein: MPVRILKRKTLYIYCEKYSDAKSSLLAWHDLVSKRQYDNHADLKNDFPTADYVGGNRYVFNIKGNRFRLIVSLNFHVKLGYVKWFGPHAEYEKINAGEVKYADPCH
- a CDS encoding helix-turn-helix domain-containing protein; translation: MLIRVIKTDAAYEAALAWVEEFFDAEPGTPEHEELEVWTTLIEAYENEHYTLPAPSPIEAIEFMMDQKGLKQKDLVPYIGSKSKVSEVLNGKRKLTLKMIRALHEGLGIPADTLLQDTGDVIPVSYSVEGVKAYC
- a CDS encoding pentapeptide repeat-containing protein; its protein translation is MPKSHKSVFQTIFSRIRLPQKHRPDATRCDTVCVNQLRDAIHQQSVHAQGNFLAYLAILIYFFVAVTSTTHEDLLRETAKAVPLLNIQLPLWWFFLAGPLALTVIHLNLLRQYYYLSINLKRLDAALCQKYGNGKKGKECYERDLHANFLLTTLFLDRDMPTGLRFISHIALWAISVVAPLVLLCLFQWYFLAYHDPKVTWIQRGALCFDAFTMLYLWYNIFDNSYRRWLALSLEFGSMGLLIITVGLINFQLTLPDETRYIEKSLQSFIPKDSEKPEKGNDSIPSWASYYDRLPSVPRNLDIQNRLLLKKEIPADLFTGENLSQEQYNERVADYAKKHQLGLNLNKRKLEEANLNNSQLIVASLEKANLKGAYLTGANLKGADLAKANLEKANLEPTNFLETVLRIPDIEGKATWWGNLEDSGLKNVHLEGADLSGANLKDARLGWADLKGANLTGAKLERTDLKGVKLDGANLMGADINNVDLTGADLKGANLTEAKLVGVNFIEADLEGVDLTKANLEDVDLTETNFKGADLTGANLEGANLGWANLHCVDSEILRREARNGTDLAILIETNLNGADLTGASLNGADLTGANLNGADLTEAALEGARFGRADLDDVDLEVLREADLDGVDLTILREASLNGADLTGANLNGADLAGANFRGCNMTGANLRGARLPASFKLVDLRDTNFGPLSQNEWEKGIQSLAKDLPENLKKSFEYQEYMGESPTTSVVLTDCLIDEKQIQALGWKGQSLTPTQFAPKYIQALIDTACNNKKVGINTTSIANSARLWLYCSESPQIKLQGLRLLDKAQCPDGTTPFPNHLQKKIKEQLAELEKQQAPSPPN
- a CDS encoding methyl-accepting chemotaxis protein, translating into MKRLKSLRFTTKLFVVLFLLLAALLTMLVFNISKSYQDSAKMIELSRMDDDYIHLVDLARTAQVTFKKQVQEWKDILLRGNNAQDFAKYHKSFLNDESMLLSHLDEIVQMQQRMGLETSGAKNLKTDFIQLGEEYKKALKSYDTADPESGKRVDKMVRGIDRAPTDALDVLVADILQASITESKQRQENMEAETQRETTVIIVVSSIFIGLCILASWLVFRELSIALSRLLAYSHEISQGNLHAEMSFSSSNEWGDLAKTITAMVTALKEKLGFAQGIMDAIITPCVISNVDCNVIHVNQAVIDLIEIGGTPEEYVGIHAGKFFYNDHTRPTVTEKVCSTKTVIANAMAEVKTRKGHSLHCKVDAAPVVDLDGNVVAGLALVTNITDIVRQQHQAEEQTAKIAEVANNADVISRTIAEASANVAHQVEQASESASVQQARIGEASTAMQQMSASILEVARSAGLAVETATNAKEKAANGASIVGDVIQGIEAIHQTSIGLKDDMSALGKQAEAIGQVMNVISDIADQTNLLALNAAIEAARAGEAGRGFAVVADEVRKLAEKTMNATKEVGDAIQGIQQGTKKNIENVERSVTKIEEVNTLSGSSGESLREIVSLVDETTDQVRSIATAAEEQSAASEEISRSIEDVSTLCAETTQAMVDSTQDVDALAHQAQELNQLIETMQGAGSCESVLALGT